TATAATAAGTATAAAAAACGGTGCCAGGCACCGTTTTTTATACTTATTATCCTCTATTTATAGTGTTTTTTATAAACCTGCAGCTGCTTTAACTGCTTCATAGGCATTCACTATGCCATAACCATAATAGTAGCTATCACCTGCATATTGTGCAGTTCTTCTTATTATACTTCTTGCATTATTTACAGAAAGATATCTATTAGCTGACCTCATTAATCCTGCTACTCCTGCTACGTGAGGGCTTGCCATTGAAGTACCAGACATATATTGATATCTATTGCCAGGAACTGTACTATATACATTCACTCCTGGTGCCATGACATCTAGGCCTGTCCCATAATTAGAAAAACTTGCTCTTCTACCATATGAATCTACAGCTCCTACTGCTATTACACCATCATATGCTGCAGGATAACTAATTCTAGATGCAGATTCATTACCGCTAGCTGCTACTATGATAACACCTTTTGACATTGCTGTTTGACATGCATTATCAAATGCTTGTACATATCCTCCGCCACCTAATGACATATTAATTACATCAGCTCCTACATTAGCTGCATGTAATATACCTTCAATTATCCCATAAACTGATCCACTACCATTATCGCCTAATACTTTTACTGGTATTAAAGTACCTTGTTTCATAACTCCTGATACTATACCATAACTAGCTATTGTTCCTGCTACGTGAGTACCATGACCAGCTCTATCCATAAAATCTGAACTATTAGAAGTTGTAAAGTTTTTCCCTAACCTTGTGTCAACATAGTTTCTTAAACTTTGGTGATTATAGTCAATTCCAGTATCTACTACAGCTATTTTTACACTCATACTACCTGGAGTAATAGTCCAAGCTTGTGGTACTTTAATCATTTCATACTGCCATCTTTGATTATTGTGAATATCATAAATTTGAAGTTCCTCATCTTCTACTACTTCTTCTATTGCATGTACTACATAGTTTGGCTCAATCTGAGCTACTTCTAAACCATTATCTTCTATTATTTCTTTTAAAGCTTCTATTGCTTCTTCTTGTGTTTCGTACTTATTCATTGGATATTCTACTAAATAAACATAACCCATTTCTTCAATTACAGTTTCTTTAAAATCATCGACACTTCTAAGTTGTAAACCTTCACTATCATCAAAATTTTCTAAAAGTGATTTTTTTACGATAAAATCTTCTTCATTAATAGCAGAAATATGTTGATCTACAATGTCTTCTGCACTTTGAACCGTACAAATATCCCCCCGGATTGAAACAATTAATTCTCCTGGAACACATTCCATATCTTCTGTTTCTCCTTTTGCCATAACAGGAACGCCCATCAATACTACTAATACTAAAACCATCGTTAAACTTAATATTCTTTTCATTACTCCCTTTTCCCCCTTTTTTTATTTTTTTATTCTCTGATAATATGCTAACAGTACTTCCCAAATTCACCTCCTTTCTTATTATGTATGTTTTTTAAAATATTCAATTAATATTTTATTTTTTGCTATTTTACTCATTTTACAATATATTTATATATATTTTACAAATACTTTACATACTACTCGTCCAGTTATATAATAAAATTATAGTAAGATCGTTTTAATCTAGTGACTTAAATTGAGTATGACAAATATTATTATTAAGGAGTTGAGATCTTTGTACTATGATCTTAAAAGCTTTGGAGCAGAAGTACGTAACATCAGAAATAATTTAGAACTTACTCAAAGTACTGTTAGTGAACTTTCTGATATTCATGTAGATACCATAAGAAAAATTGAAAATGGTAAAGTACTTCCTACACAGGAAACTTTAGATTTACTATCCCCTGTATTGAAAAAAGATTTAAATGCACTTCTTCTTGAACATAGATTGCATGATTATCATGCTTTTGAAGAAGTAAAAAATAGATTAGAATCTAAGCTTGATAAAGGTGAATTTGAAACCTTATCTATAGAATTAGAGGACTTAAAGGCTCTGCTTGATAATACTCTGCACCCTTATTTTATAAATTCAATATATCAACTAATATTAATGACAGAAGCTATAATATTTAGGCATAAGCATGAGGATCCTCTTACAGCTTTAAATAAACTAGTAGATGCTATGAAAGTGACTACTCCTGATTTTACATTGGACAACTATTCAGATTTTGTATATAATTCCATGGAGTTAAGAATTTTAATGAATATGGCCTTAATGATAAATGAATTACAATCTACAGATAAAAGTTTAGAAATTATGAAATACTGCATAGAATCAGCAAAATCAGCAGAGCCCAATGATAATATTTTCCCCAAAATATGCTACAATTTATCTTATACTTATCATAGATTAGGTAGAGATAAAGAAGCTTTAAAATATTCTAATTTAGGTATAGACTATTGCCTTAAAAATAGAAATTATAGTGGATTAAATCTTTTGTATTTTAGAAGAGGTATTGCTGAATATTTTCTTAAGCATGATAATTATAAAGATTCTTTAAAAAAAGCTGTATATTTTGCTGAAATGTTAGGGCATTATGAGTTAAGAGACTTATTTATATCTAATTGCAAAAAGTACTATAACATAGATATATTATGATATTATATTATATATTTCCCATCATAGCTATACCACTCAATTGTATCATCATCATCTCTTACAGCACCTTTACCAACTGCTAGTTTATCATCTTGTACAATACCTTCTTGTATACTGTATCCTCCAAATAGTACTGCAGTAACAATTGCCATTACCAATAAAAATCTTTTCATCTTTTCCCCTCCTCTCAATTTCTTATCTTTATCTATTAGTATTATACAACATAAATAAACATAAATAAACCAGATTCAAATCTGGAAAATAAGTATAAAAAATTATAAAACCTTGTAATATAATTAATTGGAATAGATTTATTTCGTTTAAAAATTATAGCTGATGAAACCATTCTTTAATTTTTACAATAATAAAAAAGAGCCTGGAACTCAGACTCTTAAACATATATTATGATTTTATTAAAAAACGGTGCCAAACACCGTTTTTTATACTTATTCATTAATTCACTTATTGTTACTATTATAGTAATGATTAAACTTAAAAGTACAATCCTTTTTAGACAAATTTTTACTAAACAATTTATATTAAACTATTTTTTTATATTTTTCCCATATTTATTACACTATTGCAAATCATTGATAGCCTTTCATCATGTGTGGCTAATATAACAATAGCTCCTTCATTTACACAACTCTTTAATAAATCTATTATAATTTCTCTATTTTTTGCATCTAATGAAGCAGTTGGTTCATCTGCAAAAATAAATTTTGCCTTTTTATACAATGCTCTTGCAATTCCAAGCCTCTGTTTTTCTCCACCAGACAGTACAGACGCTTGTGTATCTATTTTATTTATTAATCCAACTTGTTTTAATATTTCACTTATTTCTTTATCATTCTTTTGCTTATTTGAAAATGTAATGTTATACCTAACATTTTCATCTTCAATGATTCCATAATCTTGATAAATAAATGCTGCTTGCTTTTGCCAAAAATCTATTCTTTCTTTTTCGGTTAAATTCGAACAATCTTTCCCATTAATTAATATTGCTCCATTCGAAATTTTCTGTATTAAACCCAGACAATTTAATAAAGAAGTTTTTCCACATCCTGATGGTCCTGTTATTGCTACCATTTGTGGACCTTCTATTGTAAAACTTATATTTTCAAATATAACGTGACCTTTTATATTTAAAGATATTTCTTTAGCCTCTATTTTCACTAATATTCTACCTCCAATCACTCTCTATGTACACTCTTTTCAAAAACTACTTTTGAATGCAATCTATATGCTAAGCGAACAAATATTGTATATAAAATTAAAGTACTTAACCCAACTAAAGATGTTGTACGTATATCAACTCTCCTAATCTGATAGCATATGACTGAACCAAGAAAAATAGCTAAACCTGTATATAAAAAATCTTTTCTAAGATCAGGCTTTGCTATGTCCATATATGATACTCCATTTGTGAGCATAACATATATTTTCTTTTTATTTTCATTTGCCCATAACTGTGCTCCAAAAATTCCTGTAAATATTACTGTAACTAAAAGTGTCAAGCTTGCTACTATATAATCCACTACTTGAGTTTTAAATTTTTGTGCCGTTTGTAAAGCCAAATCAGCTATACCATCAACAGAAATTACCAAAGGTTTTAATGGACTATTTTGTAAGTGTTTATCTAGTATTGATCTATTTGAAAAAACAATATTTCCAGTAGATAAAGCAGGTATTACAAAGCCTTTAATATTTAATTCATCAGCAGGATTTTCTATTAATATTACTAAAGGATTTTCAGCTTGTAAGGTTGCATCCATTTTACCTGGATTGGGAGCTAATGCAAGAAATTTATCTCCTTCAAAAGTATAATATTTTAAGTTTTGTGTATTTAATTTTTCTTCATTTATCAACAATGGCATTTGCCTTTCCACAAAATCTTTCAGTTCAAAATCAATATCATCAAGTTTAATCTCTCTTAACACACCATTCTCTTCTTTTTTTCCTATGCCAACTCCCATATTATCAATCCATGATTTATCTGTTATAATCAAGTGATCAAAACCTGATTTCTGTAGTTCGCTAGATATTTCTATACTTTGATCAATTGCCATTGACACACTTAGACTATTTTCATTTTGCATATTTCTTAAAAACTCCTGAACTTGTATAATATTTTCGTCAGTAAATAATTCATCAAGATTTGAAAATGTTAATCTAAAGCTTTTACTCATCTTGTCCCAAAAGAAATGTTCATTTGCCATTTTGCTTGTAATAACTGCAGATGTAACCGTCATTGGTATTACTATTAAAGCAAACAATACAGTTAATATTTTCAAAGTTGTTCCCAATGTTTTAAATCTCTTTAAAGGTATTTCTCTATTTGCTATATGACTTGCTTTTGGCTCCACAATAACTGAAATCAACGCACTTATACCAATTATAAACATTAGTTCAAAAATTACATTTAACATAGTAGGTTTTATGATTAAATTTATTTGCTCAACACCTCTTGTAAATGCATAGTAAAATGTCATTATTATACTTCCAATTATACTACCAATCAAGGAATTTTGTAATACAAATTTAACATCATCTCTTATAATATCAATTCGTTTAACTCCTGCTAATAACTTAATTGATCTTTCCTTGGATTTCATCAAAAAGTATGATAATAACACTACTAATAAAAAAACATTAGCAATCAAAAAAGAATTTCCTATTGGGTTACTCATAAAATTACCATAAATTTTCTTTATTGTATTTTGTTTTTCAAAAAATGTTGCTTTTATTTGATTCTTTTCTGCCCATTCCTTTAATGACTCCAACAAATCATGATTATTAGAAACATGGTATGTTCCGGAAAGTGTCATTTCCTCCATTTTGGTAGAGTGTATCAATCTTCCATTTACTCCTTTAGATAGCCATCTAATCTCATCTTGATTTATAATGATATTATTAGATACTGGTTTTTTATCTCCAAACCAAATAATATTTTGATTATTATTAGCATTTTCTTTATCAACAACAATTTTATATATTTCGCCACCACTATTTTTACTAATATTATTTAATTCTTCAATAAGAGTACGTTTAGGAGTTTTTGTATCAGCAGTATTTAAATTCATAACAATTTCAGCTTTAAAAGGCTCTCCTCTTTGATTGAATTCTAGTGATTTAACTGTTAAAGCAAAAACCAATGCAGTAATAAAAACAACACTCATACTAAACACTTTTTTCATAATATCACCTCTATCTTTCAATATGATTTTAGAAGAGATAGACTAAAATGAAAACCTTATTCAATAATTTATATTTTTATCTAATCTAATAAAACAAACTCCCATTCTAGTTAGAATTTTTTTAAAATTTATTCTATAATTAAACACATTTTATTCCATTTTTATCATAAAATCAACCTAACTTTGAATTTATAAGGAATAAGTATAAAAAACGGTGCCTGGCACCGTTTTTTATACTTATTTCAATCCTCTTAGTATTGTATCTATTAACCCCTTGGGATCTATTTTATTTAATTTTTCTCTTCCATAGCAAATTTTCTCTCCATAAAATTTCCCTATGGAACCTATTATTATAATGGATGCCAAGTGAGGATCTAAATCATCCCTTAGTTCTCCTTTGCTAATAGCATTTTTTACAGCATTTTTCACTCTATTAAATAGTCGAGTTTTTTCCTTTATGAGTTCTCTTACCAATTCCTTGGAAAACACTTCTCTTTCCATCACTATTATTTGAGTTATATCTATATATTTGCTTAAATACTTCCCATGAAATTGACATAATACATGTAATCTTTCCTCCAATGCCCCTTCTATATTTAATGCCTTGTCTAGTCCCTTTTCATATTCTTCTATTGCATGTTTTATCATCTCATAAAATAGTGCTTCTTTGCTATCAAAATAACTATATATAGTACCTTTCCCTATTCCTGCTTTTTTGGCAATATCCTCCATCTTAGCTCCATAATAACCATATCTTGAAAAAATCTCTGTGGCTGCATCTAATATTTCTTTTCTTCTTTTTTCTACCATTAGTTCTCACCTTCTACTGGAACAGGACCTCCATCTGGATCATCCTTGTTTAATAAGTGATACATTATTGGCACTACAAACAATGTAAGAACTGTAGCATATACTAGTCCTCCTATGGACACTATAGCAAGGGGCTGTAACATCTCTGAACCTGTTCCTACTCCTGCTGATAAAGTAGATAATCCAAATATAGTGGTAATAGCTGTCATAAGTATTGGTCTCATACGAGTTTTTCCTGCTAATACTAGAGCTTCTGTTTTATCATATCCTCTATCTCTCAACTGATTAGTATAGTCTATAAATACTATACCATTGTTTACTACTATACCACTTAATACCAAGAATCCTAACATAGCAATTAAACTAATTTCATATCCTGTAATGATTAATGCAAGCATTCCTCCAGTAAATGCTAAAGGTATGGTAAATAGTATTATAAATGGCGAAAGTAATGATTGAAATTGTGCTACCATTATAAGATATATAAGCACAATGGCTAAAAGTATCATCTTAGTTAAATCCCATAAAGATTCATCTATTCTTTCTTTTTCTCCTGTTAGTTCAACTGTATATCCTTCTGGTATGGAATAGTCCTTTAGTTTCTTTTCAAAATCACTACTTACAAGACCTATATTATAGTCTACATCTAATTCTCCCTTAACAGTTATATATCTTTCTTGAGAATCCCTTCTTATGGATGATAAACCTTGAGCTTCAGTAATAGTTGCAATATCTTCTAATTTTACTTCTACTTCTTCTTCACCTTTTTTACCTTTAATGGTTAAATCCTTTAAGTCCTCTTTGGTAATATCTTCATGTTTCTTATTCACCACTATTACTGGATAATCCTTATTTTTTGTAGATAAAGTAGTGGAAACTTCTTCCTTCCCTATTATGGAATTAATATGGGAAAATACTTGGGCTACAGTTAATCCATTTTCCATAGACTTTTCCTTATCTACTACAATTCTAATCTCTTCTAAATCTTCCTCTATTCCATCATCTACTTCCACTATCCCTTCTGTTTCCTTAAGTAGCTTTGCTATATCCTTAGCTATATCCTGTAATGTATCCATGTCTTTACCTTTTATCATTACTTCTATTCCTGAACCAGCAATTGATATATCCATTCCACTTGCACTTACAGTTACAGTACAATCTAAATCCTTAGTTGCATCAAGTATCTTTTTCTTCACTTCATCATTACTTATATCTTTATCTTCATCTAATAATAGATAGAAGGATATGGAATCTCCATTGCTCTGTCCTCCTATTCCTCCCATGGCTTCACTATGAAATGCCCCTATGGTTTCAATTTCTTCTATTCCAAGTAGTTTCTCCGTTACAGCATCTGCCATATCTCTAGCTTCATTCGTGCTAACGCCCTTTGGCATCTCTACAGTCATACCCATTTGAGGTGCATCCATCTCTGGTATAAATGAGGTCCCCATGGAAAATCCTCCAAACATGCTACCTACAAATAAAACAGCTACAATAATCATTATAATCCCTCTATGATTTAATGCACCTCTAAGCAATTTTTCATAGCCATTTTTAAAGTTTTCAAATTTATGCCTTTCTTTTCCATTAACTTCCTTTAGCATACCTGATGCCATAGTAGGTACCAGTGTGAGAGCCACTAATAAACTTGCTAGTAAAGAATAAGCTATAGTAAGCCCCATATCTACAAATAATTGACGGGATATGCCTTCAACAAACACTATAGGTAAAAACACACATGCAGTGGTAAGAGTGGATATAGTAATAGCACCTGAAATCTCCCTTGCTCCTTCTATGGCAGCTTCTATTATTCCCATATTTTCTTCTTGTCTTAAACGATATATATTTTCTATTACTACTATAGAGTTATCTACCAGCATTCCCACGCCTAGAGCCAATCCAGCTAAAGAAATTACATTTATTGAAACTCCAGTAAAGTACATCATTGCAATTGCAAATATTATACTTATAGGGATGGATACAGCTATTATAAATGTAGGTCTTATGTCCCTTAAGAATAATATAAGGACTACTATGGCTAATATTCCGCCATATATTATGTTTTTAAGCACTGATTCTATGACCATATCTATATATATTCCTTGGTCCATTAGGTTAGTAAAGGTTACATCTTCATGCTCTTTAGTTAATTCATCCATTTTATCTCTAATAGCATTAGCTATATCTGATGTTAAAAATGTACTTTGCTTTTGTATTGACAATATTACTGCATCATTTCCATTTACTTTAGCATATACATCTTCTGCATTATCTTTCATATATACATCTGCTACATCTTTTAAATAAATTTTACCTATTACATCTTCTCCTGTATCAAATAACAATAAATTCTCCATTTCAGATACATCTTCTATTTTATCCCCTACTTTAACCAACTTCTTTGTTCCTTCTTCATCAGTTATATAACCTGCTGGCATGGAAAAGTTTTGTGCTGATAATATTTTAGATATCATATCAGTAGTTAATGCACCTTCTAAGGAGGCTTTTTTAAATGCTTCTTCTTTTGCCTTTTCAAATTCTTCTAGCTTTTCATTTAATTCCTTCTCTCCACTTTCAAGCTTATTTCTTGCTTTATCCATTTCTACAGTTAGCTGAATTTTCCCTGTCTTTATATCTTGTTCCTTGCTAGCCAATTCAGCTTTTTTAGATTTAAGGTTTTCTTCTTCTTTTTCTAATTCTATAAGTTTAGCTTGAACTTGTTCTAGCCCTTTAGTAGTTTCAATTTTCTTTTGGGATATTATGTCTAAATTTTTCCTTATCTCCTCTAATTTTATTTTATCTTCTTCTCGCATTTTATCCCCTAGAGATAATAAAGCTTCTTCCTGAGCTTTTAATGCTTTTTCTTTCTCCTCTATTTCCTTTAATCCTTTATTTAATTCATCTCTAGTTTTTATAAGTTCTCTTTTCCCAGAAGATATTTTAGATTCTGCCGATGCTATTTTTTGTTTGGCCGACTTTATTTGTTCTTCTCCTTGAGTTAGTTGACCCATATGCTTTGATTCTTCTGATTCTAATTTTCTTTTGCCTTCTTCAATTTCCCTTTGAGCTTTTGTTAATTGTTCTTCTGCTTGGGCTAATTCTGAGTCTACTGCTTCTAATATCTTTTTATTTATTTCCTCTATTTTTCCCTCATCTAATGCCACTTCAATTTTTTCTTCTAACAGTCCTATACCTGTTACAGATGCTACTCCATTTATGCTTTCCAGTTCAGGAATTATTTCTTCATTTACCAATTGTGATATTTCTACTATATCTGAATCTTTTACATCTACTGCTGATATCATAACTGGTAGCATTTCTGGATTTAGTTTCATTAACATAGGTGAACCTATATTATAATCATTCCATGCAGGTTTAACTAAATCCAACATGCTATTTATCTCTATTGTGGCTGAGTCCATATTGGTATCACTGTTAAACTCCAATATGACAACAGATGCATTTTCTTTAGATATAGAGCTTACATTCTTAATATTATTGACTGTAGCAACAGATTGCTCTATAGGTTTTGTTACTATCATCTCTACTTCTTCTGGACTTGCCCCAGGATATGTGGTCATTATAACTATGTAGGGCAAATCTATACTGGGAAGTAAATCCGTATCCAAATTCATAAAGGACATAACTCCTAAAATCAATACAGCAATTACTGCAACGACAATTGTATAAGGTTTTTTTACGCTAAATTTTGATAACATGTTTTCCCCTCTTTCCCATTTATATTTTGACTGACTGGTCAGTCGACCTACTTAGTAAGTATAAAACACCTTCATAATATTGTCAATATGAAAAGGTATGGTTACTGTTAACCATACCTAATATTAATCATTGAGTATCAATTTTTCCAATTCTAAAGGTTCAATATATTTTCCATCTTTGTAAGCTCTCATGTTTCCTCCAGAAATCTCGTCTATTAATACAATTTCATCTCCAATTTTACCAAATTCCAGTTTAATATCATATAATTCTATACCTTTTTTAGCTAATTCCTCTTTAACTATATTGCTAATTTTTATAGTCAATTCCTTTAAAGTTTCATACTCATCATGAGTCAATATTCCCAACATACATAAGGCATCTTCAGTAATGAGTGGATCATTTCTTTCATCATCCTTAATAGTAACCTCCACTAATGCATCTAAGGGTTGCCCTTCCTTAGCATACATTCCATACCGGCGTAAAAAGCTTCCCACAGCTCTATACCGACAAATCATTTCTAATCCATTCCCAAATACCTTTGCTGGTTTTACAGTCATAGTTGCTTCTTCAACATCTGCATCTATATAATGAGTGGGAATTCCTTTTTCTTCTAATAATTCAAAGAAATATTTAGATAATTTAAGGGCTGAACGTCCTGCTCCTTCAATAGTAAGTCCCACCTTGTTGGCTCCTGGATCAAATACTCCATCCTCCCCTGTTACATCATCCTTAAATTTTAAAAGGTAATTTCCATTTTCTAATTTATAAACATCTTTTGTCTTACCCTTATTTACTAATTCCATAAAACCATCTCCTTCTAATTATCGTTAGATTTATGCTTATACTTTATACACGCTCTAATAAAATCTTTAAATAAAGGATGAGCCTTAGTAGGTCTAGACTTAAATTCTGGATGAAATTGGCAACCTATAAACCAAGGGTGATTCTTTAATTCTATTATTTCTACCAATCTTTCATCAGGAGATAACCCAGATATATTAAGTCCTTTATTTTCTACTTTCTCCCTATATTTATTATTAAACTCATATTTATGCCTGTGTCTTTCATATATTAATTCTTCACCATATATTTTTTCTGCTAAACTTCCTTTTTTAAGCTTACATGGATATAAACCTAGTCTCATAGTTCCATTTTCCTCATCTCTTTCTTCAGGCATTAAATCCACTACTGGATAAGGGGTATTGGGATCTATTTCAGTACTATGGGCATCTTTTAATCCTAATACATTCCTGGCAAATTCTACCACTGCTAGTTGCATGCCTAAACATATACCAAAATAAGGTATATTATTTTCCCTAGCATATTTTACAGCGGAAATCTTCCCTTCAACTCCTCTATCTCCAAAACCTCCTGGCACAAGTATTCCATCTACATCTCCTAATATATTTTCTGCATTATCATTATGAATATCCTCTGCATGAACCCATTTTATTTCAACATCTACATCGTTATATATGCCTCCATGACGCAAAGATTCAGCTACTGATAAATAAGCATCTTTTAACTCTACATATTTTCCAACTAATCCTACTACTACTTTATCTTTAGACTTCTTTATCCTTTCCACCATATTGATCCATTCAGTTAAATCCAACTCATCACACTTTAAATTTAAATGTTCTATTACCAATTGGGGAAGTCCCTCTTCCTCCAGCATCAATGGTATTTCATATATGGATTCTGAATCCCTGTTTTCAATTACCTCTCTTGGATCCAAATCGCAAAATAGAGCAATTTTATCCTTTAAATCTTGAGATAGAGGCATTTCCGTTCTACATATAAGTACATCTGGTTGTATACCTATGCTTCTTAATTCCTTAACACTATGTTGGGTAGGCTTAGTTTTAAGTTCTCCTGCTTTAGATAAATAAGGTACCAATGTTACATGGATATACATTACATTTTCTTTACCTACATCATTTTTTATTTGCCTAATAGCTTCTAGGAAAGGTAATGATTCTATATCTCCAACAGTACCTCCAATTTCAGTAATAACTACATCTACTTCACTATCCTTTGCAACTCTTTTTATCCTATCCTTTATTTCATTAGTAATATGGGGAATTACTTGTACCGTTCTACCATCATATTCTCCTCTTCTTTCTTTATTCAGTACTGACCAATATATTTTCCCTGTAGTTACATTGCTATTTTTGTTTAAGTTTATATCTATAAATCTTTCATAGTGACCTAAGTCCAAATCTGTCTCTGCACCATCATCGGTAACAAATATTTCTCCATGTTGATATGGACTCATTGTCCCTGGATCCACATTTATATAGGGATCAAATTTTTGAATAGTCACCTTAAGACCTCTACTTTTTAAAAGTTGACCTAAACTGGCTGCAGTAATCCCCTTTCCTAAAGAAGATACAACCCCGCCTGTAACAAATATATACTTTGTGGGCATTTTTCCGAACCTCCTTATATTTCACTATAACTATAATATAATATCTTATTAATATGCATGTGTCAATTATATTACACAAACCTTTATATATATTGTAATTATAATGTAACATTATATACCCATTATATGGTGTATAATTATATATGTACAATAAAAAAGAAAGGAGAATGATAATGAAAAAACATATATCCTTCATTTTGGCATTAATCATGATACTATCCTCATT
This portion of the Keratinibaculum paraultunense genome encodes:
- a CDS encoding S8 family peptidase, with amino-acid sequence MKRILSLTMVLVLVVLMGVPVMAKGETEDMECVPGELIVSIRGDICTVQSAEDIVDQHISAINEEDFIVKKSLLENFDDSEGLQLRSVDDFKETVIEEMGYVYLVEYPMNKYETQEEAIEALKEIIEDNGLEVAQIEPNYVVHAIEEVVEDEELQIYDIHNNQRWQYEMIKVPQAWTITPGSMSVKIAVVDTGIDYNHQSLRNYVDTRLGKNFTTSNSSDFMDRAGHGTHVAGTIASYGIVSGVMKQGTLIPVKVLGDNGSGSVYGIIEGILHAANVGADVINMSLGGGGYVQAFDNACQTAMSKGVIIVAASGNESASRISYPAAYDGVIAVGAVDSYGRRASFSNYGTGLDVMAPGVNVYSTVPGNRYQYMSGTSMASPHVAGVAGLMRSANRYLSVNNARSIIRRTAQYAGDSYYYGYGIVNAYEAVKAAAGL
- a CDS encoding helix-turn-helix domain-containing protein, which translates into the protein MYYDLKSFGAEVRNIRNNLELTQSTVSELSDIHVDTIRKIENGKVLPTQETLDLLSPVLKKDLNALLLEHRLHDYHAFEEVKNRLESKLDKGEFETLSIELEDLKALLDNTLHPYFINSIYQLILMTEAIIFRHKHEDPLTALNKLVDAMKVTTPDFTLDNYSDFVYNSMELRILMNMALMINELQSTDKSLEIMKYCIESAKSAEPNDNIFPKICYNLSYTYHRLGRDKEALKYSNLGIDYCLKNRNYSGLNLLYFRRGIAEYFLKHDNYKDSLKKAVYFAEMLGHYELRDLFISNCKKYYNIDIL
- a CDS encoding ABC transporter ATP-binding protein — its product is MKIEAKEISLNIKGHVIFENISFTIEGPQMVAITGPSGCGKTSLLNCLGLIQKISNGAILINGKDCSNLTEKERIDFWQKQAAFIYQDYGIIEDENVRYNITFSNKQKNDKEISEILKQVGLINKIDTQASVLSGGEKQRLGIARALYKKAKFIFADEPTASLDAKNREIIIDLLKSCVNEGAIVILATHDERLSMICNSVINMGKI
- a CDS encoding DUF6619 domain-containing protein; this encodes MKKVFSMSVVFITALVFALTVKSLEFNQRGEPFKAEIVMNLNTADTKTPKRTLIEELNNISKNSGGEIYKIVVDKENANNNQNIIWFGDKKPVSNNIIINQDEIRWLSKGVNGRLIHSTKMEEMTLSGTYHVSNNHDLLESLKEWAEKNQIKATFFEKQNTIKKIYGNFMSNPIGNSFLIANVFLLVVLLSYFLMKSKERSIKLLAGVKRIDIIRDDVKFVLQNSLIGSIIGSIIMTFYYAFTRGVEQINLIIKPTMLNVIFELMFIIGISALISVIVEPKASHIANREIPLKRFKTLGTTLKILTVLFALIVIPMTVTSAVITSKMANEHFFWDKMSKSFRLTFSNLDELFTDENIIQVQEFLRNMQNENSLSVSMAIDQSIEISSELQKSGFDHLIITDKSWIDNMGVGIGKKEENGVLREIKLDDIDFELKDFVERQMPLLINEEKLNTQNLKYYTFEGDKFLALAPNPGKMDATLQAENPLVILIENPADELNIKGFVIPALSTGNIVFSNRSILDKHLQNSPLKPLVISVDGIADLALQTAQKFKTQVVDYIVASLTLLVTVIFTGIFGAQLWANENKKKIYVMLTNGVSYMDIAKPDLRKDFLYTGLAIFLGSVICYQIRRVDIRTTSLVGLSTLILYTIFVRLAYRLHSKVVFEKSVHRE
- a CDS encoding TetR/AcrR family transcriptional regulator, whose translation is MVEKRRKEILDAATEIFSRYGYYGAKMEDIAKKAGIGKGTIYSYFDSKEALFYEMIKHAIEEYEKGLDKALNIEGALEERLHVLCQFHGKYLSKYIDITQIIVMEREVFSKELVRELIKEKTRLFNRVKNAVKNAISKGELRDDLDPHLASIIIIGSIGKFYGEKICYGREKLNKIDPKGLIDTILRGLK